Proteins encoded together in one Centropristis striata isolate RG_2023a ecotype Rhode Island chromosome 6, C.striata_1.0, whole genome shotgun sequence window:
- the sv2 gene encoding synaptic vesicle glycoprotein 2C — protein MSRHVHTGESEARAPLLTGDYLQTHEADSEEGEVIFERSNSLSRSVDRRLTYEEAVEETGFGLFHWLLLVACGWANASDAVEILCVSFLLPTARCDLLLSSSDMGLLTASIFLGMMVGGYLWGYLADQRGRRRVLVVSLAVNGLFGGLASAAPWFWLFLLLRFISGIGVGGSIPVIFSYFSEFMPRLRRGAMISALATFWMAGNILAAGLAWLVIPRTWARLSLGSVQFQSWRLFVILCSVPSLSSALVFRLLMPESPKFLMEAGREKEALHVFRKMFELNTRGRGKHFPEFGLCTGPRQREEQQETRSRGTRSHRLYGVLKKASVPIRLMFNGSLRSRSFVLLVVFYCISFGYYGLWMWFPELFERIEDGGSPCANVSLPSPRLNQSCYPVKTAVYMEGFIIAASNLPGNIFTILMMDRTGGKTLLSCSLLVSSLSVFLIYVVQTKAQSLVLSCIFSGVSVIAWNALDVVGTELYPTQLRSSALGFFTGVGRVAAITGNMTFGKLVDSNCAVPVLLVSALLLSGGLVSLLLPQTKQTELT, from the exons ATGTCTCGTCACGTGCATACCGGAGAGTCGGAGGCTCGAGCGCCGCTGCTCACCGGAGATTACCTGCAGACACACGAGGCGGATTCAGAGGAAG GTGAAGTTATTTTCGAGCGGAGCAACTCACTCAGTCGCAGCGTAGACAGAAGGTTAACGTACGAGGAAGCAGTCGAGGAGACGG GGTTTGGTTTGTTCCactggctgctgctggtggcGTGCGGCTGGGCCAACGCCAGCGACGCCGTGGAGATCCTGTGTGTGTCGTTCCTGCTGCCGACGGCGCGCTGCGACCTGCTGCTGAGCTCCTCAGACATGGGCCTGCTCACCGCCAGCATCTTCCTCG GTATGATGGTGGGCGGGTACCTGTGGGGCTACCTGGCTGACCAGAGGGGGCGCCGCAGGGTCCTGGTGGTGTCTCTGGCGGTGAACGGGCTGTTTGGCGGTCTGGCCAGCGCGGCGCCGTGGTTCTGGCTCTTCCTGCTGCTGCGGTTCATCAGCGGCATCGG TGTCGGCGGCTCCATCCCCGTCATCTTCTCGTACTTCTCAGAGTTTATGCCTCGGCTGAGGAGAGGAGCCATGATCAGCGCGCTCGCCACCTTCTGGATGGCCGGAAACATTCTGGCTgcag gtctgGCCTGGCTGGTGATCCCCAGGACCTGGGCCCGGCTCTCCTTGGGTTCGGTCCAGTTCCAGAGCTGGAGGCTGTTTGTGATTCTCTGCTCGGTGCCCAGTCTCTCCTCGGCTCTCGTCTTCAGGCTGCTGATGCCTGAGAGCCCAAAGTTCCTCATGGAG GCCGGTCGGGAGAAAGAGGCGCTGCACGTCTTCAGGAAGATGTTTGAGCTGAACACGAGGGGCAGAGGGAAACATTTCCCG GAGTTTGGTCTGTGCACCGGCCcgaggcagagagaggagcagcaggagaccAGGAGCCGGGGGACTCGCTCACACAGACTCTACGGTGTTCTGAAGAAg GCCTCGGTGCCGATCAGACTGATGTTTAACGGCTCGCTGAGGTCCAGAAGCTTCGTGCTGCTCGTCGTTTTCTACTGCATCTCTTTCGG gtactACGGTCTGTGGATGTGGTTCCCGGAGCTCTTTGAGCGTATCGAGGACGGAGGTTCTCCGTGTGCCAACGTTTCTCTGCCGTCTCCTCGTCTCAACCAGAGCTGCTACCCAGTGAAGACAGCAG TTTATATGGAAGGTTTCATCATCGCTGCATCAAACCTGCCAGGAAACATCTTCACCATCCTGATGATGGACAGAACGGGAGGAAAGACTCTGCTCT cctgcAGCCTGCTGGTGTCCAGTCTGAGCGTCTTCCTGATCTACGTGGTGCAGACTAAAGCTCAGAGTCTGGTCCTGTCCTGCATCTTCAGCGGCGTGTCGGTCATCGCCTGGAACGCTCTGGACGTGGTGGGAACGGAGCTCTACCCCACACAGCTCAG gTCGTCTGCTCTGGGTTTCTTCACCGGAGTGGGCCGAGTGGCCGCCATCACCGGGAACATGACCTTTGGGAAGCTGGTGGACAGTAACTGTGCGGTGCCGGTGCTGCTGGTGTCGGCGCTGCTGCTGAGCGGAGGACTGGTCAGTCTGCTGCTGCCACAGACCAAACAGACGGAGCTCACCTGA